In Helianthus annuus cultivar XRQ/B chromosome 3, HanXRQr2.0-SUNRISE, whole genome shotgun sequence, a single window of DNA contains:
- the LOC110930963 gene encoding TNF receptor-associated factor homolog 1b isoform X1: protein MAGSSSEESGVGRSLDGLSNGQQRSGEALAEWRSSEQVENGITSTSPPYWDTEDDDDDCGLKPSDLYGKYTWKIDKFSQINKRELRSNAFEVGGYKWYILIYPQGCDVCNHLSLFLCVANHDKLLPGWSHFAQFTIAVVNKDPKKSKYSDTLHRFWKKEHDWGWKKFMELSKVLDGFIDADTLIIKAQVQVIRERADRPFRCLDRHYRRELVRVYLSNVEQICRRYVEEKRGRLGKLIEDKVRWSSFCNFWSGIDQNSRRRMSREKCDSILKIVVKHFFIEKEVTSTLVMDSLHSGLKALEDQTRNNKIKGKCDAEEMPITPVVQMESDTFILVDDVLLLLERAAVEPLPPKDEKGPQNRTKDGGSGDDFSKDSIERDERRLTELGRRTIEIFVLAHIFSSKIEVAYQEAISLKRQEELIREEEEAWMAESEQKAKRASDREKKSKKKQAKQKRNNRKSKDKGRDEKPSVVIEQTLQKQSPIEDDAHSLKKPDPLEDGSDVSDSVDCATESLLRPDSDDRDSSPVNWDTDTSEHLHPSTETCSSGVLGEQNGAIKCVSVMDDSSSTCSTDSIPSGVINGPQMNQKTQSSPSRGKVKRGKDTGQQHVECDGVAVSLQDNMKWLEQDVVKKVEEVVQLQKKLSIKDDIEPERHSKDKVTVSVTSSSPKSPSKASPRTVKTPDLKTTAQNIDKPVGPQSSTGTQKPPEKPSTVNQAANPAQKQVLTSSLTKPVPPMSRPLSAPLVEGSRSNAASTTPVISTVQSGPLLFRSASAAGYLGPDPSPMGQSYGPPSYRNAMMGSPVSATSSSFSQTHSHSYTQPVFLPQTPERIESTGSVRPSFSFGMMNHDLVLNGPQWMDSVSQPQGMLADEFPHLDIINDLLDDEYAMPIASTMGPGLPFHNGHNGPRHLSHLFTFPGDMNGSLDQVGPSTSSCRFDRSRSFHEELQHSYNGGFDFPRDMISPQPNLQPYVNGQIDGLVPNRWQIGGSDLSYDLRNMDGDGYAAYHMAPDYSNLPMGVNGYTLYRPSNGQ from the exons ATGGCGGGGAGTTCGAGTGAGGAGTCTGGGGTTGGTCGATCGTTAGACGGGTTGTCGAATGGGCAGCAGCGGTCCGGTGAGGCTTTGGCGGAGTGGCGGTCGTCTGAACAGGTGGAGAATGGGATTACGTCAACGTCGCCGCCGTATTGGGATACtgaggatgacgatgatgactGCG GGCTAAAGCCTTCCGACTTATACGGAAAGTATACATGGAAAATAGACAAATTCTCTCAGATTAACAAGAGAGAGCTTCGTAGCAATGCGTTTGAGGTTGGCGGCTACAAATG GTACATCCTGATCTACCCTCAGGGGTGTGATGTCTGCAATCACCTGTCGTTATTTCTCTGCGTTGCAAATCACGACAAGCTTCTTCCAG GATGGAGTCATTTTGCTCAATTCACAATAGCTGTGGTGAATAAAGACCCCAAGAAATCAAAATATTCTG ATACGTTACATCGCTTCTGGAAGAAAGAGCATGACTGGGGATGGAAAAAGTTCATGGAATTATCCAAAGTGTTAGACGGGTTTATCGATGCCGACACGCTCATAATAAAAGCTCAAGTCCAAGTTATCAG GGAGAGAGCGGATCGTCCTTTTCGATGCCTTGATCGTCATTATAGGAGAGAACTTGTAAGGGTATATTTGTCAAATGTGGAACAAATATGCCGCCGTTATGTGGAAGAAAAGCGAGGAAGGCTCGGGAAGTTGATAGAAGATAAAGTTCGATGGTCAAG CTTCTGTAATTTCTGGTCGGGAATTGATCAAAATTCAAGGCGCCGAATGTCAAGGGAGAAATGCGATTCGATATTGAAAATCGTCGTGAAGCACTTTTTTATAGAAAAGGAAGTCACGTCAACTTTGGTAATGGACTCGTTACACAGTGGATTAAAGGCTCTTGAAGATCAGACcagaaataataaaataaaaggaAAATGTGACGCAGAAGAAATGCCGATAACGCCCGTTGTCCAGATGGAAAGTGACACATTTATTCTGGTTGATGATGTTTTGCTATTGCTTGAGAGGGCTGCCGTTGAACCTTTGCCCCCGAAAGACGAAAAAGGTCCTCAAAACCGTACCAAG GATGGTGGATCGGGGGATGATTTTAGTAAGGATTCTATTGAACGTGACGAAAGGCGTCTCACCGAGTTGGGACGTAGGACCATTGAAATCTTTGTTCTAGCCCACATCTTCAG CAGTAAAATAGAAGTAGCTTACCAAGAAGCTATTTCGTTAAAGAGGCAAGAAGAACTCATTCGCGAAGAAGAGGAAGCGTGGATGGCTGAAAGTGAACAAAAAGCAAAACGCGCGTCTGACAGAGAAAAGAAATCAAAGAAAAAACAG GCGAAACAGAAAAGAAACAACCGGAAATCAAAGGATAAAGGACGGGATGAAAAACCAAGTGTCGTAATAGAACAAACCCTTCAAAAGCAAAGCCCGATTGAGGATGATGCGCATTCGTTAAAAAAGCCCGACCCACTTGAGGACGGTTCTGATGTTTCCGATTCAGTGGATTGCGCAACGGAATCACTTCTTCGTCCAGATTCAGATGATAGAGATTCAAGCCCGGTCAACTGGGATACCGATACTTCCGAACATCTTCATCCATCCACAGAAACCTGTAGCAGCGGTGTTCTTGGTGAACAAAATGGCGCGATAAAATGTGTCTCAGTAATGGATGACAGCTCATCAACGTGTTCAACCGATTCAATCCCGTCAGGTGTGATTAACGGGCCGCAAATGAATCAGAAAACGCAAAGTTCACCTagcag AGGGAAAGTCAAACGCGGAAAGGATACCGGTCAACAGCATGTGGAGTGCGATGGGGTTGCAGTCTCATTGCAGGATAACATGAAGTGGCTTGAACAAGACGTCGTCAAGAAAGTG GAAGAAGTTGTCCAACTGCAAAAGAAGCTAAGCATCAAGGATGATATCGAACCCGAGAGACATTCAAAAGATAAAGTAACCGTTTCCGTTACATCTTCTTCACCCAAAAGCCCGTCAAAAGCGTCCCCACGCACCGTTAAAACACCGGACTTGAAAACGACCGCCCAAAACATCGATAAACCAGTGGGCCCACAAAGCTCAACCGGGACCCAAAAACCACCTGAAAAGCCTTCAACGGTCAACCAAGCAGCTAACCCGGCTCAGAAACAAGTGTTGACTAGTTCATTGACTAAGCCGGTGCCACCGATGTCTAGGCCATTGAGTGCACCGTTAGTTGAAGGGTCCAGATCGAATGCCGCAAGTACGACCCCGGTTATCTCAACGGTTCAATCCGGCCCGTTATTGTTTCGTTCCGCGAGTGCGGCTGGGTATCTCGGCCCTGACCCGTCGCCCATGGGTCAAAGTTACGGTCCACCGTCGTACCGTAACGCTATGATGGGGAGTCCTGTTTCCGCAACTTCATCTTCTTTTAGTCAAACCCATTCTCACTCGTACACTCAGCCTGTGTTTCTACCTCAGACCCCTGAACGGATCGAGTCGACCGGTTCCGTAAGACCAAGTTTCTCATTCGGTATGATGAATCACGATCTTGTACTGAACGGGCCCCAGTGGATGGATTCCGTATCACAACCACAAGGCATGTTAGCGGATGAATTCCCGCACCTTGATATCATCAACGATTTACTCGACGACGAGTACGCAATGCCGATTGCATCAACTATGGGCCCAGGCCTGCCATTTCACAACGGTCATAACGGGCCTCGCCATCTTAGTCACCTGTTCACTTTCCCTGGGGATATGAACGGTTCACTTGACCAGGTTGGTCCGTCAACAAGTTCTTGTAGGTTTGACCGAAGTCGTAGTTTCCATGAAGAGTTGCAACACAGTTATAATGGCGGGTTTGACTTTCCAAGGGACATGATTTCACCGCAACCGAACTTGCAACCTTACGTGAACGGGCAGATTGATGGTTTGGTTCCGAACCGATGGCAGATTGGCGGGTCGGATCTTTCTTACGACTTGAGAAATATGGATGGTGACGGGTACGCCGCGTATCACATGGCGCCTGATTACTCGAATCTGCCGATGGGTGTCAATGGTTATACGTTATACCGACCGTCAAATGGGCAGTGA
- the LOC110930963 gene encoding TNF receptor-associated factor homolog 1b isoform X2: MAGSSSEESGVGRSLDGLSNGQQRSGEALAEWRSSEQVENGITSTSPPYWDTEDDDDDCGLKPSDLYGKYTWKIDKFSQINKRELRSNAFEVGGYKWYILIYPQGCDVCNHLSLFLCVANHDKLLPGWSHFAQFTIAVVNKDPKKSKYSDTLHRFWKKEHDWGWKKFMELSKVLDGFIDADTLIIKAQVQVIRERADRPFRCLDRHYRRELVRVYLSNVEQICRRYVEEKRGRLGKLIEDKVRWSSFCNFWSGIDQNSRRRMSREKCDSILKIVVKHFFIEKEVTSTLVMDSLHSGLKALEDQTRNNKIKGKCDAEEMPITPVVQMESDTFILVDDVLLLLERAAVEPLPPKDEKGPQNRTKDGGSGDDFSKDSIERDERRLTELGRRTIEIFVLAHIFSKIEVAYQEAISLKRQEELIREEEEAWMAESEQKAKRASDREKKSKKKQAKQKRNNRKSKDKGRDEKPSVVIEQTLQKQSPIEDDAHSLKKPDPLEDGSDVSDSVDCATESLLRPDSDDRDSSPVNWDTDTSEHLHPSTETCSSGVLGEQNGAIKCVSVMDDSSSTCSTDSIPSGVINGPQMNQKTQSSPSRGKVKRGKDTGQQHVECDGVAVSLQDNMKWLEQDVVKKVEEVVQLQKKLSIKDDIEPERHSKDKVTVSVTSSSPKSPSKASPRTVKTPDLKTTAQNIDKPVGPQSSTGTQKPPEKPSTVNQAANPAQKQVLTSSLTKPVPPMSRPLSAPLVEGSRSNAASTTPVISTVQSGPLLFRSASAAGYLGPDPSPMGQSYGPPSYRNAMMGSPVSATSSSFSQTHSHSYTQPVFLPQTPERIESTGSVRPSFSFGMMNHDLVLNGPQWMDSVSQPQGMLADEFPHLDIINDLLDDEYAMPIASTMGPGLPFHNGHNGPRHLSHLFTFPGDMNGSLDQVGPSTSSCRFDRSRSFHEELQHSYNGGFDFPRDMISPQPNLQPYVNGQIDGLVPNRWQIGGSDLSYDLRNMDGDGYAAYHMAPDYSNLPMGVNGYTLYRPSNGQ; the protein is encoded by the exons ATGGCGGGGAGTTCGAGTGAGGAGTCTGGGGTTGGTCGATCGTTAGACGGGTTGTCGAATGGGCAGCAGCGGTCCGGTGAGGCTTTGGCGGAGTGGCGGTCGTCTGAACAGGTGGAGAATGGGATTACGTCAACGTCGCCGCCGTATTGGGATACtgaggatgacgatgatgactGCG GGCTAAAGCCTTCCGACTTATACGGAAAGTATACATGGAAAATAGACAAATTCTCTCAGATTAACAAGAGAGAGCTTCGTAGCAATGCGTTTGAGGTTGGCGGCTACAAATG GTACATCCTGATCTACCCTCAGGGGTGTGATGTCTGCAATCACCTGTCGTTATTTCTCTGCGTTGCAAATCACGACAAGCTTCTTCCAG GATGGAGTCATTTTGCTCAATTCACAATAGCTGTGGTGAATAAAGACCCCAAGAAATCAAAATATTCTG ATACGTTACATCGCTTCTGGAAGAAAGAGCATGACTGGGGATGGAAAAAGTTCATGGAATTATCCAAAGTGTTAGACGGGTTTATCGATGCCGACACGCTCATAATAAAAGCTCAAGTCCAAGTTATCAG GGAGAGAGCGGATCGTCCTTTTCGATGCCTTGATCGTCATTATAGGAGAGAACTTGTAAGGGTATATTTGTCAAATGTGGAACAAATATGCCGCCGTTATGTGGAAGAAAAGCGAGGAAGGCTCGGGAAGTTGATAGAAGATAAAGTTCGATGGTCAAG CTTCTGTAATTTCTGGTCGGGAATTGATCAAAATTCAAGGCGCCGAATGTCAAGGGAGAAATGCGATTCGATATTGAAAATCGTCGTGAAGCACTTTTTTATAGAAAAGGAAGTCACGTCAACTTTGGTAATGGACTCGTTACACAGTGGATTAAAGGCTCTTGAAGATCAGACcagaaataataaaataaaaggaAAATGTGACGCAGAAGAAATGCCGATAACGCCCGTTGTCCAGATGGAAAGTGACACATTTATTCTGGTTGATGATGTTTTGCTATTGCTTGAGAGGGCTGCCGTTGAACCTTTGCCCCCGAAAGACGAAAAAGGTCCTCAAAACCGTACCAAG GATGGTGGATCGGGGGATGATTTTAGTAAGGATTCTATTGAACGTGACGAAAGGCGTCTCACCGAGTTGGGACGTAGGACCATTGAAATCTTTGTTCTAGCCCACATCTTCAG TAAAATAGAAGTAGCTTACCAAGAAGCTATTTCGTTAAAGAGGCAAGAAGAACTCATTCGCGAAGAAGAGGAAGCGTGGATGGCTGAAAGTGAACAAAAAGCAAAACGCGCGTCTGACAGAGAAAAGAAATCAAAGAAAAAACAG GCGAAACAGAAAAGAAACAACCGGAAATCAAAGGATAAAGGACGGGATGAAAAACCAAGTGTCGTAATAGAACAAACCCTTCAAAAGCAAAGCCCGATTGAGGATGATGCGCATTCGTTAAAAAAGCCCGACCCACTTGAGGACGGTTCTGATGTTTCCGATTCAGTGGATTGCGCAACGGAATCACTTCTTCGTCCAGATTCAGATGATAGAGATTCAAGCCCGGTCAACTGGGATACCGATACTTCCGAACATCTTCATCCATCCACAGAAACCTGTAGCAGCGGTGTTCTTGGTGAACAAAATGGCGCGATAAAATGTGTCTCAGTAATGGATGACAGCTCATCAACGTGTTCAACCGATTCAATCCCGTCAGGTGTGATTAACGGGCCGCAAATGAATCAGAAAACGCAAAGTTCACCTagcag AGGGAAAGTCAAACGCGGAAAGGATACCGGTCAACAGCATGTGGAGTGCGATGGGGTTGCAGTCTCATTGCAGGATAACATGAAGTGGCTTGAACAAGACGTCGTCAAGAAAGTG GAAGAAGTTGTCCAACTGCAAAAGAAGCTAAGCATCAAGGATGATATCGAACCCGAGAGACATTCAAAAGATAAAGTAACCGTTTCCGTTACATCTTCTTCACCCAAAAGCCCGTCAAAAGCGTCCCCACGCACCGTTAAAACACCGGACTTGAAAACGACCGCCCAAAACATCGATAAACCAGTGGGCCCACAAAGCTCAACCGGGACCCAAAAACCACCTGAAAAGCCTTCAACGGTCAACCAAGCAGCTAACCCGGCTCAGAAACAAGTGTTGACTAGTTCATTGACTAAGCCGGTGCCACCGATGTCTAGGCCATTGAGTGCACCGTTAGTTGAAGGGTCCAGATCGAATGCCGCAAGTACGACCCCGGTTATCTCAACGGTTCAATCCGGCCCGTTATTGTTTCGTTCCGCGAGTGCGGCTGGGTATCTCGGCCCTGACCCGTCGCCCATGGGTCAAAGTTACGGTCCACCGTCGTACCGTAACGCTATGATGGGGAGTCCTGTTTCCGCAACTTCATCTTCTTTTAGTCAAACCCATTCTCACTCGTACACTCAGCCTGTGTTTCTACCTCAGACCCCTGAACGGATCGAGTCGACCGGTTCCGTAAGACCAAGTTTCTCATTCGGTATGATGAATCACGATCTTGTACTGAACGGGCCCCAGTGGATGGATTCCGTATCACAACCACAAGGCATGTTAGCGGATGAATTCCCGCACCTTGATATCATCAACGATTTACTCGACGACGAGTACGCAATGCCGATTGCATCAACTATGGGCCCAGGCCTGCCATTTCACAACGGTCATAACGGGCCTCGCCATCTTAGTCACCTGTTCACTTTCCCTGGGGATATGAACGGTTCACTTGACCAGGTTGGTCCGTCAACAAGTTCTTGTAGGTTTGACCGAAGTCGTAGTTTCCATGAAGAGTTGCAACACAGTTATAATGGCGGGTTTGACTTTCCAAGGGACATGATTTCACCGCAACCGAACTTGCAACCTTACGTGAACGGGCAGATTGATGGTTTGGTTCCGAACCGATGGCAGATTGGCGGGTCGGATCTTTCTTACGACTTGAGAAATATGGATGGTGACGGGTACGCCGCGTATCACATGGCGCCTGATTACTCGAATCTGCCGATGGGTGTCAATGGTTATACGTTATACCGACCGTCAAATGGGCAGTGA